The window TTACCCCGTTGGGGGAGAGAATAGGCTCAAGCCCTTGGATTGCAACCATTCCGGATTGTAGAGCGTGGAAAGATAGCGAAATCCCGTATCGCACAGGATCGTCACGATGGTGCTGCCGGGGCCCATCTGCCGGGCCAGCGCAACTGCACCAGCCACATTGATGCCTGAGGAAAGGCCAAGGCACAGCCCTTCTTCGTGGAGAAGGCGCCGCATCCAGAAAAGTCCCTCTTCATCGGAGATGCGAAACTGCGTGTCGACCGGGGCGCCATCGAGATTGGCCGTTATCCGCCCCTGCCCGATCCCTTCTGCAACCGACGTGCCCTCTGCCTTCAGTTCGCCACAGGCATAATAGCTATAGAGCGCCGCGCCATGCGGATCGGTCAGCGCGATGGTGATGTCCGGGTTCTTGGCTTTCAGCCCGAGGCCGACCCCTGCAAGCGTACCCCCCGTCCCGACTGCGCAGGTGAATCCGTTGACCTTGCCGCCGGTCTGTTCCCAGATTTCCTCCGCCGTTCCGTGAATATGGGCCTTGCGGTTTGCGGTATTGTCAAACTGGTTCGCCCAGAGAGCACCAGGTGTTTCCTCTGCAATCCGCCGCGAGGTATGAACGAAATGCCCGGGATTGGAGAAAGGCGCTGCCGGAAC of the Aquisediminimonas profunda genome contains:
- a CDS encoding cysteine synthase A, encoding MAIVPNPLALIGNTPLVRLEGPSAETGCEILAKCEYANPGASVKDRAALYIIEDAEARGVLAPGAMIVEGTAGNTGIGLALVANAKGYRTTIVMPETQSREKMDTLRALGAELVLVPAAPFSNPGHFVHTSRRIAEETPGALWANQFDNTANRKAHIHGTAEEIWEQTGGKVNGFTCAVGTGGTLAGVGLGLKAKNPDITIALTDPHGAALYSYYACGELKAEGTSVAEGIGQGRITANLDGAPVDTQFRISDEEGLFWMRRLLHEEGLCLGLSSGINVAGAVALARQMGPGSTIVTILCDTGFRYLSTLYNPEWLQSKGLSLFSPPTG